Genomic window (Methanobrevibacter sp.):
ATGATTTCATCATCTTTTACTTCAAAATCCAGTTCAATACCTGTTAATGCCAATGGATGGCAGAGGGGGATTATTGAAGAGGTATTTTTAACTGCTTGAATTCCTGCAATTTGAGCAGTTGTTAAAACATTTCCCTTTTTAATTTCTTCGTTTTGAATTAAATCAATTGTAGTTTTATCTAAGAATATGCTGCCCTTTGCAATAGCTCTTCTTTTTTGATCAGGTTTTTCACCTACTTCAACCATGTGCA
Coding sequences:
- the moaC gene encoding cyclic pyranopterin monophosphate synthase MoaC, which translates into the protein MAEKFTHLTETGVHMVEVGEKPDQKRRAIAKGSIFLDKTTIDLIQNEEIKKGNVLTTAQIAGIQAVKNTSSIIPLCHPLALTGIELDFEVKDDEIIATCAVNTLGKTGVEMEAITGVSVALLTVWDMVKAVEKDENGQYPDTKISDIQVIKKEKI